The following proteins come from a genomic window of Nitrospira sp.:
- a CDS encoding LSU ribosomal protein L13p (L13Ae) yields the protein MTTYFENPTHVKETWHLVNADGKTLGRLAARVAGILRGKHRPTFTPNVDMGDHVVIVNAEKIQLTGNKMDTKLYRRHTGYPGGLKTASAAHVFRKDPTQLLTMAIKGMLPKTPLGNGMARKLRVYVGPDHPHRAQRPEPISL from the coding sequence ATGACGACGTATTTCGAAAATCCGACTCATGTGAAGGAAACCTGGCATCTCGTGAACGCCGATGGAAAAACTCTGGGCCGATTGGCGGCACGAGTAGCCGGCATCTTACGGGGGAAACATCGTCCGACGTTCACGCCGAATGTCGATATGGGAGACCACGTGGTCATCGTGAATGCGGAGAAGATTCAATTGACCGGCAATAAGATGGACACCAAACTGTACCGACGGCATACAGGGTATCCGGGAGGGTTGAAAACCGCCTCCGCCGCGCACGTCTTTCGGAAAGACCCTACGCAGCTCCTGACAATGGCGATTAAGGGCATGCTTCCTAAAACCCCGCTCGGCAATGGCATGGCGCGCAAACTCCGCGTCTATGTCGGGCCCGATCATCCGCATCGCGCGCAGCGCCCTGAACCAATTTCTCTCTAG
- a CDS encoding insecticidal toxin complex protein, translated as MDTRGYIRSTDQQPARTSPNVTAQSASPSSKESFQIAAPPVSLPKGGGAIRGIGEKFAANPVTGTGSMTIPIATSPGRSGFGPHLALSYDSGSGNSIFGLGWHLSLPSITRKTDKGLPKYQDADESDVFILSGAEDLVLAFIQDSGGNWIPEPVLSRAVNGSTYDVRRYRPRIEGLFARIERWTNHADPRDSFWRSISRDNVTTWYGKTPESRLADPTDQTRIFSWLICESYDDKGNAIGYQYKEENSEGIDLTQVHEANRNVETRKANRYLKHIRYGNHTPYFPQLLDNAPWPTLPPHSQWYFEVVFDYGEHDADAPMPDGEIVPWPCRNDPFSTYRPGFEVRTYRLCRRVLMFHHFPNEDNVGTDCLVRSTDLTYSYEENPTDAQNPIFSKLMTVRQSGCKRQGGGYLKKSLPSVEFQYTEPTIDGTIHDVDPESLENLPDGLDGGNYQWIDLDGEGMSGILTEQAQGWFYKRNLSPINLVKQNGDARAEAKFAPVELVATKPNTAIGGGHAQFMDLAGDGQPDLVTLDGPTPGFYEHDDGTSWNTFRPFTSRLNRAVADPNVKLVDLDGDGHADVLVTEDEAFIWHASLAEEGFGPAQRVAWANDEERGPALVFADGTESIHLADLSGDGLTDLVRIRNGEVCYWPNLGNGRFGAKVTMDHAPWFDSPERFDQRRVHLADIDGSGVTDILYLHADGVRLYFNQSGNSWSQPTIVPAFPRTDNLTAVAVVDLLGNGTACLVWSSPSPGDVRRPMRYIDLMGGPKPHLLVRTVNNLGAETLVRYSASTKFYLQDKLDGHPWLTRLPFPVHVVERVETLDRISRNRFVTRYKYHHGFYDGVEREFRGFGMVEQLDTEELAALTESGDFPDAMNIDAASYVPTVLTKTWFHTGAYLEGARISRHFEDEYYHEGDVSEGVQGLTNQQLEAMLLPDTELPITLKRQDGTSIPWQLTGDERQEACRALKGSILRREIFALDGTDDEDRPYSATEHNYTIELFQPLANNRYAVFFAHPRESIDFHYERRLRDVAGQKVTDPRVTHAMTLEVDGFGNILKSVAIGYGRRPGLSPLQGDDRLKQEQLHVSVTEREFTNAVDEADAYRTPLPSQVRMFELLKVTPDQNQPVVTNLFRFGELLAKVNQAGDGLHDLPYEDVSGTGATADHPYRRLIHHMRSLYRRNDLSGPLALGQVESLGIPFESYKLPFTPGLLAQVFQRNGQPLLPNPSAVLSSQGSDGGGYVDLDGNGSWWIPSGRMFLSPGTADTATVELTFARQHFFVPHRYRNPFHTNVVNTESLVSYDAYNLLAVETQDALGNTTRSMNDYRLLTPRRITDPNGNRAEVACDVLGMVVGTVVMGKVTENLGDSLENFATDLDDATVTAHLQDPLINPQAILQRATTRLVYDLFAYARTKDQPNPQPAVVYTLVRETHDADLQPGQQTKIQHSFSYSDGFGREIQKKVQAEPGPVPQRDADGKIIVEVDGRPVMTPNPVSPRWVGTGWTVFNNKGKPVRQYEPFFTDTHHFEFDVRIGVSPVLFYDPVERAVATLHPNHTWEKVVFDPWRQESWDANDTVLVADPRADAEVGGFFRRLPDGEYLPTWYGQRAGGGLGALEQAAAIKAAAHAGTPSVAHADSLGRTFLTIADNAAAGQYPTRIELDIEGNQRAVLDANNRVVMRYDYDLLGTRVHQASMEAGERWMLNDVTGKPIRVWDSRDHRFRTAYDPLRRPTEIFLQEGAMPEVLIGHTVYGESRPNPEMKNQRGKVVQLLDQAGVMTTEDYDFKGNLLQSARRLAKEYKATLDWAANPALEAQVFAGSTTYDALNRPLASVSPDGSIYRPTFNEANLLEKMDVNLRGASTATRFVANIDYDAKGRRVLIEYGNGVMTEYRYDPLTFRLNDLKTTRLSDQTPMQGLSYTYDPIGNITHIQDDAQQTVYFKNSVVTPDNDYEYDAIYRLITATGREHIGQVSQPETTWDDEFRVKLQHPQNGQAMRRYTERYEYDPVGNFHRMIHQAANGNWTRRYTYNETSQLELTKKSNRLSSTIVGRANGDLPPELYPYDTHGNMLAMAHLPQMDWDFKDELLHVDLAGGGEAFYAYDAGGQRVRKVVEKNNGALIEERIYVGSFDIFRRRNGGGTVTLERETLHVMDDKQRIALVETRTQGNDGSPAQLIRYQCSNHLGSASLELDGASQVISYEEYYPYGSTSYQAIRSAVEVSPKRYRYTGMERDEETGFACHGMRYYAPWLGRWTSYDPGGLADMPSMYVYVRDNPIRFSDFSGTQSVDEVVTKIESRLKSAETALYNFEGVRSRLAQAAREYSDTLPSYLTAARNQDIATATKLGEVINRSQRTLAGAQQELKAIERALSEHANIDNLRGELEIAMDPSLNSTLTPNEWEKLHVQGMGKQLDSALEKTAESIRSAQDLLPEIRAQQQNASRLARNFKPLGYAGEELSSSGSGAYKWIGLGLAAVFAALRSKNLKEFAGNLAFDAAVSRVPVLAAVTAKDEGSALTNIVVAGYVAPAVTKYIVAPIIANPLTWAAAGAGGVAHLLFMKKDPIPYDQKQIDYALKHGSRDPFCAICHGAHGYLERSKYPNLHPIPAPVFVGRTYQLSGSSHPPFASQHW; from the coding sequence ATGGATACTCGAGGTTACATAAGGTCGACCGACCAACAGCCTGCACGAACATCGCCCAACGTCACCGCGCAATCCGCCTCTCCTTCCTCGAAAGAATCATTTCAAATCGCGGCACCCCCAGTTTCTCTCCCGAAGGGCGGCGGTGCCATTCGTGGGATCGGGGAAAAATTTGCCGCGAATCCCGTCACCGGCACGGGTTCAATGACCATTCCAATTGCGACATCACCAGGCCGCTCCGGCTTCGGACCGCACCTCGCGCTTTCCTATGATTCCGGATCAGGCAACAGTATCTTCGGTCTTGGCTGGCATCTCTCGCTCCCTTCGATTACCCGCAAGACGGATAAGGGATTGCCCAAGTATCAGGACGCCGATGAATCCGATGTGTTCATTCTGTCCGGGGCTGAAGACCTCGTTCTGGCCTTCATCCAAGACAGCGGGGGAAATTGGATACCCGAACCGGTTCTTTCTCGAGCAGTGAACGGATCCACCTATGATGTCCGCCGTTATCGCCCACGTATTGAGGGGCTATTCGCCCGAATTGAGCGCTGGACCAATCACGCTGATCCTCGTGACAGCTTTTGGCGTTCCATCTCACGAGATAATGTGACGACCTGGTACGGCAAAACACCAGAGAGTCGTCTTGCCGATCCGACAGACCAAACCCGCATTTTCAGTTGGCTCATTTGTGAAAGCTACGACGACAAAGGCAACGCTATCGGTTATCAGTACAAGGAGGAGAACTCGGAGGGCATTGATCTGACGCAGGTCCATGAAGCCAATCGCAACGTGGAGACACGCAAGGCGAATCGCTACCTGAAGCACATCCGCTACGGAAATCATACACCGTACTTTCCGCAGTTGCTCGATAACGCTCCGTGGCCGACACTGCCTCCGCACTCACAGTGGTATTTCGAAGTCGTCTTCGATTACGGAGAGCACGACGCGGATGCGCCCATGCCCGACGGAGAAATCGTACCTTGGCCATGTCGGAATGATCCTTTTTCGACGTATCGGCCAGGGTTTGAGGTTCGAACTTATCGGCTTTGCCGGCGTGTCTTGATGTTCCATCATTTTCCCAATGAGGACAACGTCGGAACTGACTGTCTCGTCCGTTCGACCGACTTGACCTACTCCTACGAGGAAAATCCCACCGATGCCCAGAATCCGATCTTTTCAAAACTCATGACTGTCCGTCAATCCGGCTGCAAACGCCAGGGCGGGGGGTATCTTAAGAAATCTCTCCCGTCGGTGGAATTTCAATACACGGAACCCACCATCGACGGCACCATTCATGACGTGGACCCCGAGAGCCTCGAAAATCTTCCCGACGGATTAGACGGGGGAAACTATCAATGGATCGATCTCGATGGCGAAGGGATGTCAGGCATCCTGACGGAACAGGCCCAAGGCTGGTTCTATAAGCGCAATCTCAGCCCGATCAATCTCGTGAAACAAAACGGGGATGCCCGAGCCGAGGCGAAGTTCGCTCCCGTTGAATTGGTGGCCACCAAGCCGAATACGGCGATCGGAGGGGGTCACGCGCAGTTCATGGACCTGGCCGGCGATGGTCAACCGGATCTCGTCACACTCGACGGCCCGACGCCCGGTTTTTACGAGCATGACGACGGTACGAGCTGGAACACATTTCGTCCCTTTACATCTCGGCTGAACCGCGCCGTTGCCGATCCAAATGTCAAGTTGGTGGACCTCGACGGAGACGGCCACGCAGACGTGCTGGTGACGGAAGATGAGGCCTTCATTTGGCATGCCTCGCTTGCTGAGGAGGGATTTGGTCCGGCGCAGCGGGTTGCTTGGGCGAACGACGAAGAACGAGGTCCGGCCCTGGTGTTTGCCGATGGCACAGAGTCAATTCATCTCGCAGACCTGTCGGGCGACGGGCTGACGGATCTTGTCCGCATCCGCAACGGGGAAGTGTGCTATTGGCCTAATCTCGGTAATGGTCGTTTCGGCGCGAAAGTGACGATGGATCATGCTCCCTGGTTCGACAGCCCGGAACGGTTCGACCAGCGCCGCGTGCATCTCGCCGATATCGATGGATCCGGCGTCACCGACATTCTCTATCTGCACGCTGACGGTGTCCGTCTGTACTTCAATCAATCCGGCAATAGTTGGAGCCAGCCGACTATTGTCCCGGCCTTCCCGCGGACCGATAACTTAACAGCCGTCGCCGTCGTGGACCTGTTGGGTAACGGGACTGCCTGTCTGGTGTGGTCTTCACCATCGCCGGGGGACGTCCGGCGGCCTATGCGCTACATCGATCTCATGGGAGGCCCAAAGCCCCATCTGCTCGTCAGGACGGTCAATAATTTGGGTGCGGAGACGCTGGTTCGCTACAGCGCCTCGACCAAGTTCTATCTCCAAGACAAACTCGATGGACATCCATGGCTCACGCGCCTGCCGTTTCCCGTGCATGTCGTAGAGCGCGTAGAGACGCTCGATCGGATCAGCCGCAATCGTTTCGTAACCCGGTACAAGTACCACCATGGATTCTACGATGGTGTTGAGCGAGAATTTCGCGGCTTCGGCATGGTCGAGCAGCTCGATACCGAAGAGCTGGCCGCGCTCACGGAAAGCGGCGACTTTCCCGATGCCATGAATATCGACGCCGCCTCCTATGTGCCGACGGTGCTGACCAAAACCTGGTTCCACACCGGCGCCTATCTGGAGGGCGCCCGAATCTCCCGTCACTTCGAAGACGAGTATTATCATGAAGGCGACGTCAGCGAAGGAGTGCAGGGTCTCACTAATCAGCAGCTCGAAGCAATGCTGTTGCCCGACACAGAATTGCCCATCACACTCAAACGCCAAGACGGCACATCGATTCCCTGGCAGCTCACAGGAGATGAACGCCAAGAGGCGTGCCGAGCCCTCAAGGGGTCGATTCTCCGAAGAGAGATCTTTGCGCTCGACGGCACCGATGACGAAGACCGTCCCTACAGCGCGACGGAGCACAATTACACGATCGAGTTGTTTCAGCCGCTGGCGAACAACAGATACGCCGTCTTCTTTGCGCATCCCCGTGAATCCATCGACTTCCATTACGAACGCCGGTTGCGCGATGTGGCGGGACAGAAAGTAACCGATCCGCGTGTCACGCATGCGATGACGCTGGAGGTCGACGGATTCGGAAACATCCTTAAGTCCGTGGCCATCGGTTATGGCCGGCGGCCTGGTCTCAGTCCTTTGCAAGGGGACGACAGGCTCAAGCAGGAACAGCTCCACGTGAGCGTGACCGAACGTGAGTTTACGAATGCCGTCGATGAAGCAGACGCCTATCGTACACCGCTGCCGTCGCAAGTCCGGATGTTTGAACTCTTGAAGGTGACACCCGATCAGAACCAGCCTGTGGTGACGAATCTATTCCGTTTCGGCGAACTGCTTGCCAAAGTCAACCAAGCCGGCGACGGACTACACGATTTGCCGTATGAAGATGTGTCCGGGACAGGAGCCACAGCCGACCACCCATATCGGCGGCTCATCCACCACATGCGAAGCCTTTATCGACGCAATGATCTATCGGGGCCGCTTGCATTAGGCCAGGTGGAATCACTCGGCATCCCGTTCGAAAGCTATAAACTTCCCTTCACGCCGGGATTGCTTGCGCAAGTGTTCCAACGCAACGGTCAGCCGCTATTGCCAAATCCTTCCGCTGTGCTGAGTAGCCAAGGGTCCGATGGAGGTGGATATGTTGACCTGGATGGGAATGGCAGCTGGTGGATTCCGTCGGGGCGAATGTTCTTATCGCCTGGAACCGCGGACACGGCGACGGTAGAACTTACCTTTGCCCGCCAACACTTCTTTGTGCCGCACCGCTATCGCAATCCATTCCATACCAACGTGGTCAATACAGAGAGTCTTGTAAGCTACGATGCCTACAACTTGCTCGCGGTCGAAACGCAGGATGCACTCGGGAACACCACCCGTTCGATGAACGACTATCGCTTGCTGACGCCAAGGCGAATCACGGATCCCAATGGCAACCGTGCTGAAGTGGCATGTGACGTCTTAGGCATGGTGGTCGGGACTGTCGTGATGGGGAAGGTGACGGAGAACTTGGGAGATTCATTGGAGAACTTTGCGACAGACCTGGACGACGCGACCGTCACGGCGCATCTGCAAGACCCCTTGATCAATCCTCAAGCCATCTTACAACGTGCCACCACGCGGTTAGTGTATGACCTCTTCGCCTATGCTCGAACGAAGGATCAACCGAATCCACAACCCGCCGTCGTCTATACCCTCGTTCGTGAGACCCATGACGCCGATCTACAACCAGGCCAGCAGACGAAAATCCAGCATAGCTTTTCCTATTCAGACGGCTTCGGCCGCGAGATCCAAAAAAAGGTTCAGGCAGAGCCGGGGCCGGTGCCGCAGCGCGATGCCGACGGCAAGATTATTGTCGAGGTCGATGGCCGGCCGGTCATGACGCCAAATCCAGTCAGCCCGCGGTGGGTCGGCACCGGCTGGACGGTCTTCAACAACAAGGGCAAGCCGGTTCGTCAGTACGAGCCCTTTTTTACCGATACCCATCATTTCGAGTTCGATGTGCGCATCGGCGTGAGTCCGGTGCTCTTCTACGATCCGGTCGAACGGGCCGTCGCCACGCTACACCCGAACCACACCTGGGAGAAAGTCGTCTTCGATCCCTGGCGACAGGAAAGTTGGGACGCCAATGACACAGTGTTGGTAGCCGATCCGAGAGCCGATGCCGAGGTAGGCGGGTTCTTCCGCCGACTGCCGGACGGTGAATATCTGCCTACATGGTATGGGCAACGAGCGGGCGGCGGTCTCGGCGCGCTGGAGCAGGCGGCGGCGATCAAGGCGGCGGCCCATGCCGGCACGCCATCGGTGGCCCATGCAGACTCGCTGGGTCGAACCTTTCTCACGATCGCCGACAACGCGGCAGCCGGCCAATACCCCACTCGCATTGAACTGGATATCGAGGGCAACCAGCGTGCAGTTCTCGATGCCAACAACCGCGTTGTCATGCGTTACGACTATGACCTGCTCGGTACGCGCGTGCATCAAGCCAGCATGGAAGCCGGCGAGCGTTGGATGTTGAATGATGTGACGGGCAAACCCATCCGTGTCTGGGACAGCCGCGATCACCGGTTCCGCACCGCGTACGATCCTTTACGGCGTCCCACCGAAATTTTTCTTCAGGAAGGCGCTATGCCGGAGGTTCTCATCGGACATACAGTGTACGGGGAAAGCCGACCGAATCCGGAGATGAAGAATCAGCGAGGCAAAGTCGTCCAATTACTCGATCAAGCTGGAGTTATGACCACGGAAGATTACGATTTCAAGGGCAACCTGCTTCAAAGCGCGCGTCGATTGGCCAAGGAATACAAGGCCACACTCGACTGGGCGGCCAACCCGGCCTTGGAGGCGCAGGTCTTTGCCGGCAGTACGACTTACGACGCCCTCAATCGGCCACTTGCATCGGTTTCACCGGACGGCAGCATCTACCGTCCGACATTTAACGAAGCCAATCTCCTTGAGAAGATGGATGTCAATCTGCGGGGAGCGTCGACCGCAACACGCTTTGTCGCCAACATCGACTACGATGCCAAAGGTCGGCGTGTACTTATCGAGTACGGCAATGGAGTCATGACCGAATATCGGTACGATCCTCTGACATTCCGGCTCAACGATCTCAAGACCACGCGACTCAGTGATCAAACTCCGATGCAAGGCCTATCCTATACGTACGACCCCATCGGCAACATCACACATATTCAAGACGACGCGCAGCAGACGGTGTATTTTAAGAATTCCGTTGTCACGCCCGACAACGACTATGAGTACGATGCGATCTATCGTCTGATTACTGCAACAGGAAGAGAGCATATCGGCCAAGTCTCTCAGCCCGAAACCACCTGGGACGATGAGTTCCGTGTCAAATTGCAGCATCCGCAGAACGGTCAGGCGATGCGCCGCTATACCGAGCGGTATGAGTACGATCCGGTCGGCAATTTCCACCGAATGATCCATCAGGCGGCAAATGGAAACTGGACCCGCCGCTATACCTACAATGAGACGAGTCAGCTCGAACTCACAAAGAAAAGTAATCGTCTGAGCAGCACAATTGTTGGGCGCGCGAACGGAGATTTGCCTCCTGAACTCTATCCTTACGATACCCACGGCAACATGCTGGCGATGGCGCATCTGCCGCAGATGGATTGGGACTTCAAGGATGAATTGCTGCATGTCGACTTAGCCGGCGGTGGCGAAGCGTTCTACGCCTATGATGCCGGTGGGCAGCGCGTACGAAAGGTTGTGGAAAAGAACAACGGAGCGCTGATCGAGGAGCGAATTTATGTTGGGAGCTTCGACATCTTCCGCCGACGAAACGGTGGAGGGACCGTCACACTCGAACGCGAGACGCTGCACGTCATGGACGATAAGCAGCGCATCGCTCTAGTGGAGACACGGACGCAGGGCAACGACGGCTCGCCGGCACAACTGATCCGCTATCAATGCAGCAATCACCTGGGCTCCGCATCGCTCGAACTGGATGGCGCGAGTCAGGTCATTTCCTATGAAGAGTACTATCCCTATGGCAGCACGTCGTATCAGGCGATCAGAAGCGCGGTGGAAGTTAGTCCGAAGCGGTATCGGTATACGGGGATGGAACGAGACGAAGAGACAGGATTTGCATGCCACGGAATGAGATATTACGCGCCATGGTTAGGAAGATGGACCAGTTATGATCCTGGCGGTCTCGCGGACATGCCGAGTATGTATGTGTATGTTCGTGACAACCCAATAAGGTTTTCTGACTTCTCCGGAACACAGTCTGTAGATGAGGTCGTCACCAAAATAGAGAGCAGACTGAAGTCTGCAGAAACCGCTCTTTACAATTTCGAGGGTGTTAGGAGCCGTCTCGCACAAGCAGCTCGTGAGTATAGCGACACATTGCCTTCATATCTTACTGCGGCGAGAAATCAGGACATAGCAACAGCAACCAAGTTGGGTGAGGTTATCAATCGCAGTCAGCGAACACTTGCCGGTGCCCAACAAGAACTTAAGGCAATCGAGAGGGCACTCTCGGAGCATGCCAATATCGATAATCTGCGAGGTGAGCTTGAGATAGCAATGGATCCGTCGCTAAACAGCACGTTGACCCCGAACGAATGGGAAAAACTGCATGTCCAAGGGATGGGTAAGCAACTCGATAGCGCTCTTGAAAAGACAGCAGAATCGATTCGTAGTGCGCAAGATTTGCTTCCGGAGATTCGAGCACAACAACAAAATGCCTCACGGCTCGCGCGAAATTTCAAGCCGCTGGGATATGCAGGAGAGGAATTATCAAGTAGTGGTAGCGGCGCTTACAAATGGATTGGCTTAGGGCTCGCGGCTGTTTTTGCAGCTCTGAGATCCAAGAACCTAAAGGAGTTTGCAGGTAATTTGGCTTTTGACGCGGCAGTATCTCGTGTCCCTGTTTTAGCGGCTGTAACAGCCAAAGACGAAGGAAGCGCTTTGACTAACATAGTCGTTGCCGGATATGTCGCGCCAGCAGTCACGAAGTACATCGTCGCTCCTATCATAGCTAATCCTCTCACCTGGGCTGCGGCAGGTGCGGGAGGCGTGGCACATCTTCTATTCATGAAAAAGGACCCTATCCCATACGATCAGAAACAGATAGATTACGCCCTAAAACATGGAAGCCGCGATCCATTTTGTGCCATCTGTCACGGTGCACATGGTTATCTCGAACGGAGTAAGTACCCAAATTTGCATCCTATCCCAGCTCCAGTATTCGTTGGCAGGACGTATCAGCTTTCGGGGTCAAGTCACCCACCGTTTGCTTCACAACATTGGTGA
- a CDS encoding putrescine ABC transporter putrescine-binding protein PotF, whose translation MTLAERMLRIDRRIIFLVIGLCTLLPLLYPVGLPIKISSEVRGVYDHIESLPEHSVFLLSIDFDPASKPELYPQAIALLRHAFKKNLRVITMTLWVSGTGMADQLVTQVAKETGKEYGQDYAFLGWSPGGPAVIINMGQNLSSAFPSDYSGRSTKDLPVLEGVRSLKDVTYMVSLGAGKPGVEEWYVFGKDKYKFEMGGGCTGVMAPGLYPLLRSGQINGLIGGLRGAAEYESLIDQKGKAVAGMDAQSATHVAIIVLVIMCNVFYVSLRR comes from the coding sequence GTGACGCTTGCAGAACGAATGTTACGCATCGATAGACGGATCATCTTTCTGGTGATCGGTCTCTGCACCCTCCTGCCGTTGCTCTATCCGGTCGGTTTGCCGATCAAGATTTCCTCGGAAGTGCGCGGCGTGTACGACCACATCGAATCGTTGCCGGAACATTCGGTCTTCCTGCTGTCGATCGATTTTGATCCCGCCTCCAAACCTGAACTCTATCCGCAAGCGATCGCGTTGTTGCGGCACGCCTTCAAAAAAAACCTTCGCGTGATCACCATGACCCTCTGGGTGTCAGGGACCGGAATGGCCGATCAGCTGGTCACACAGGTCGCGAAAGAGACGGGCAAAGAATACGGACAAGACTATGCCTTTCTCGGATGGAGTCCGGGAGGGCCGGCGGTGATCATCAATATGGGGCAAAACCTCTCTTCAGCCTTCCCCAGCGACTATAGTGGAAGATCCACGAAGGACCTGCCTGTTTTGGAAGGGGTGCGGAGCTTAAAGGATGTTACCTACATGGTCAGCCTCGGAGCAGGAAAACCGGGTGTCGAAGAGTGGTACGTCTTCGGGAAGGACAAATACAAGTTTGAAATGGGCGGCGGATGTACGGGGGTCATGGCTCCGGGACTGTATCCGCTGCTACGGAGCGGACAGATCAATGGTCTCATCGGCGGCCTCCGCGGAGCGGCGGAATACGAAAGTCTCATCGATCAGAAAGGCAAGGCCGTGGCCGGCATGGATGCGCAATCGGCGACACATGTTGCGATCATTGTGCTGGTGATCATGTGCAATGTGTTCTACGTTTCACTGCGAAGGTAA
- a CDS encoding putative Fe(2+)-trafficking protein, producing the protein MAEVSCVTCGQIGEAITAPLFLGKLESEVKSKVCADCWKKWEGMRVMVINEYQVNLGDESGRELVRKQMKAFLKLGEQVDSSKVAENYRPPTS; encoded by the coding sequence ATGGCAGAGGTTTCTTGTGTCACATGCGGGCAAATCGGCGAAGCAATCACTGCCCCACTGTTTCTCGGCAAGCTTGAGTCGGAAGTGAAAAGCAAGGTCTGCGCCGACTGCTGGAAGAAATGGGAAGGCATGCGCGTGATGGTCATCAATGAATATCAAGTCAATCTCGGCGATGAAAGCGGCCGTGAACTCGTTCGCAAGCAGATGAAGGCATTCTTGAAATTAGGGGAACAGGTCGATTCGTCGAAGGTTGCCGAAAACTATCGTCCGCCGACCAGCTGA
- a CDS encoding SSU ribosomal protein S9p (S16e): MAVVTQYATGRRKCAVARAWVTGTAGDITVNEKPLEKAFPRLTLRQIIQLPLEMAGLMGKYSISATVYGGGPTGQAGALRHAIARALVAMTPSTRSPLKKEGLLTRDSRVKERKKYGQKGARKRFQYSKR; this comes from the coding sequence ATGGCAGTGGTGACACAATACGCAACGGGGCGGAGGAAGTGCGCAGTCGCCCGGGCTTGGGTGACAGGCACAGCGGGCGATATTACCGTGAACGAAAAGCCGTTGGAGAAGGCGTTTCCTCGTCTCACTCTCCGGCAAATTATTCAGCTCCCCCTTGAGATGGCCGGCCTGATGGGCAAATACTCGATCAGCGCGACAGTCTATGGCGGCGGCCCGACCGGGCAAGCTGGCGCTCTCCGTCATGCCATCGCGCGGGCGCTCGTTGCGATGACTCCTTCAACCCGCAGTCCTCTCAAGAAAGAGGGGTTGCTCACGCGTGATTCACGCGTAAAGGAACGAAAGAAATACGGGCAGAAGGGGGCACGCAAGCGTTTCCAGTACTCCAAGCGCTAA
- a CDS encoding N-acetyl-gamma-glutamyl-phosphate reductase, which yields MSKKFRVAIAGASGYAGAELVRLAAAHPYFTITAVTSEKSAGQSVSSVFPSFKGIIDHQFETLAPEALTERADAIFLALPHTKSLDPVAACIKAGKPVVDLSADYRLKDVGIYEKWYHIPHSHPHLLQDAVYGLPELHRAAIAKSKLVASPGCYPTAAVLQLAPLFAKKLAQPGTIVIDAKSGVSGAGRSPALAYHFPEAHESLEPYKIGQHRHTPEIEQELSGLMDNVGSVTVTFTPHLVPMNRGILSTAYCKLTQTMDLSDLRGLYREFYTGERFVRLYEDLVPNPRYIKGTNYCDIGVYQDSRAGWVVTVAAVDNLVKGAAGQAIQAMNLMLGIPEDTGLTAPGSYP from the coding sequence ATGAGTAAGAAATTTCGCGTCGCCATTGCAGGAGCCAGCGGATACGCCGGTGCGGAACTTGTTCGGCTTGCGGCGGCTCATCCTTATTTCACCATCACCGCCGTGACGTCTGAAAAGTCAGCGGGTCAGTCGGTTTCATCTGTGTTTCCGAGTTTCAAGGGAATCATCGATCATCAATTTGAAACCTTGGCACCGGAAGCCCTGACGGAGCGTGCCGATGCCATTTTTCTTGCACTGCCTCATACGAAATCCCTGGACCCCGTTGCGGCCTGTATCAAGGCGGGCAAGCCCGTCGTCGACCTCAGCGCGGACTATCGGCTGAAAGACGTCGGAATCTATGAGAAGTGGTATCACATTCCGCATAGCCATCCACATTTGCTCCAAGACGCCGTATATGGTTTGCCGGAACTCCATCGAGCCGCGATCGCCAAATCCAAACTGGTGGCCTCGCCTGGTTGTTATCCAACTGCCGCCGTTCTGCAGTTGGCTCCCCTCTTCGCCAAAAAGCTCGCGCAGCCGGGGACGATCGTGATCGATGCCAAGTCCGGCGTGTCGGGAGCGGGACGGAGTCCGGCCCTGGCCTACCATTTTCCGGAAGCGCATGAATCCCTCGAGCCTTACAAAATCGGCCAACATCGTCATACTCCTGAAATCGAACAGGAACTTTCCGGACTCATGGACAATGTCGGTTCCGTGACCGTGACATTTACACCGCATCTCGTACCGATGAATCGAGGCATCCTGAGTACGGCCTACTGCAAGCTGACTCAGACCATGGACCTTTCCGATCTTCGAGGCCTGTACCGAGAGTTCTATACGGGTGAACGTTTTGTCCGACTCTACGAAGATCTCGTTCCCAATCCTCGTTACATTAAGGGAACGAACTATTGCGACATCGGCGTGTACCAGGATTCGCGGGCCGGATGGGTCGTCACCGTGGCGGCGGTCGATAATCTCGTCAAGGGAGCCGCTGGTCAGGCCATTCAAGCCATGAATCTGATGCTCGGCATTCCTGAG